Below is a window of Persephonella sp. DNA.
AGGATTTTTTAAAAATTGTTGATCTTCAGATATCATTCAGCAAGCGGTTTAAATGCCCGAAGGTTTTTGCTGTTGCTTTTTTGAAACCTGAAAGGGAGGAGCTTTTCAGTTCTCTTGAAAAGGTAATTCAAGAAGCTTTGAGAGAAACAGACATACTGACATCTATTGATGGAAGTATATTTCTAATTCTGCCTGAAACAAACAAAAAGGGTGCCGAGTTTATCAGCAGGGCTATCTATGATTTTTTTAAAGGGGAGGTTGTTGAGGTATACGTTGATTTTCCTGAAGATGGAGAAACAACAAAAGAGCTTATAAAAACCCTTGGGGAAAGAACAAAAAACAAGTTTGGATACTTTCTGGAGAAATACTTTAGAAAATGAGAGAGCTTTTATACTACATAAAGAAAAACAGATTAGCATATGTTTCCCTGTATATTCTGGGCATATTTTACATTCTTGCTGTTTTTGCAGACTTTATAGCCCCTTATCCGTATGATATTCAGCACAGGGATACTCCTTATCACCCTCCTACACAGATACATTTTTTTGATAAAGACGGCAGGTTTCACATCAGACCTTTCGTTTACAGGTATGAGCTTGTTGATCCTGTTTATAAAAAATACAAAATAGATTATACAACAAAATATCCTGTGTATTTTTTTGTAAAAGGTGAAAAACATTATCTTCTGGGGATTATCCCAACAGATATACACCTTTTTGGCGTTAAGGAAGGCAGAATATTCCTGCTGGGAGCAGATCATTTAGGCAGAGATATCTTTTCAAGACTTCTTTACGGGGGAAGGGTCTCCCTTTCTATAGGTATTGTAGGGGTTCTTGTATCATTTACTATAGGGGCGATTGTAGGAGGAATATCAGGATATTTTGGAGGGAGGATAGACAACATCTTAATGAGAATATCAGAGATAGTTATGTCTTTTCCCGGTTTTTACCTCATGCTTGCCCTCAGGGCTGTATTTCCTATTACTTTATCTTCTGTTCAGGTTTACTTTTTGATTGTGATAATCCTTTCATTTATTGGCTGGGCAGGTCTTGCAAGGGTCATAAGGGGAATGGTTTTATCTATAAGAGAGCAAGAGTTTGTTCTCGCAGCAAAAAGTTATGGTGCTTCTTCCATAAGGATAATCACAAGACATATAATACCCAACACCTTTTCATATCTTCTTATTGCTGCTACCCTATCAATTCCCGGATACATACTGGGCGAAAGTGCCCTGTCACTTCTTGGACTTGGGATACAGGAACCTTACTCAAGTTGGGGAAACATGCTTGCGTCTGCAAGAAGCATATCAGCAATATCCCAGTATCCATGGATACTATCGCCGGGAATAGCGATATTTATAACTATACTTGCTTTCAACCTTCTGGGGGACGCACTTAGAGATGCACTTGATCCGAAATTGAGAAAAAATCTGTAAAAAATTTTTACAGTGTCAAAAAATTTGACAGATTAATAAAAGTATTTGATTTTAAACGAATTTTTTTAAGAGTTTCAGTGTTCTGTAAAAAGTTTTTACAGTCCTAATAAAAATCTCACTTTATTTATTCTTTATTTTCCAATAACTTACGATTTGGCACATCTGTTGCTTTTGAAAAAGTTAGAAGGAGAGGGAAAGATGAGGTTTAAAGGACTGAAAACTGTCTTCCTGGGGGTTTTAATCGTATCCCAGATAACCTCTAATCTATCTGAGGTAAAAGATTCAGAGTTAGAAGAGGTTTACGGAGGATACCTCAGGGCAGATTTGCAAACTCCTCTCCAAACAACAACAGAAAAAATCATCTTATGGGATGAGAAAAGGGACCTCCAGAAGAAAAATTTTGAAAACTATTAATGGAGGTACAGGCTATGAGACACAGAAAGAAAAATTTACTTGCAGCAGCTTTACTCGCTGTTGCAGTATCATCATCAACTTTTGCACAGCCACAGGCAGTTTCAGATGAAGCTCTTGAGGAGGTTTCAGGACAGGGACTTCAGATTGTTGAAAACCACAACGCATCATTTGATAATCGCGGTCCTTTGAACTCCCAGAACAACAACCTTGACTCTGTTCAGGTTAATGACACAGCTATGGTAGGAACAACTGTTCAGTATGGAGGTGTCCTTGCAAATTCTGCCGTCAACACCACATCAAACTACCTTTATGATGCTATAACTCCACCACCTCCACCACCTCCAGGTGGAAACAAAATCTTCAGCAAAAGTTTTGTTCAAGAAAACTACAACGAAGCTGTAAACCACTACAACGATGCTAACAACAGCAATTTTGAAGAAGAAATTGCTATCGCAGGAAATCTAAACAAAGAAACACAGAGAGTTAACACAGTTCCTGAAGCAGAACTCCCAGTTGAGATTGTTAATCAGGATAACAATAACAACTCTGTTCAGCTTAATGAGTCTGCCCAGTCAGGATCCTCAGGAATTCTGTTAACAAATGCAGCCGCTTCAGCTGTTAACTCAGCTGAAAACTATTTTGTTGCAAACGGCGTTGTTTCAACAGTTGGTATTCAGAATAATAATCAGAAAGCCGTGAATTTTGGAAACTACGCTGAGGCTTCAGGTGTTGAATCTATAGCTGCTGCCTTCAATGCAGAATCTGATGCTACACAGATGATAAACAACGGTGGAACTCTTCTGGAGCACTCAGATACTAAAACGGAAAACGTGATTATATATGATCAGGACAACAACAACAATTCTGTTCAGCTGAATGACTTCGCCCAGACAGGTGTTACATACATGACCCTTAAGAATATTGCAAACTCATCTGCTAACAACGGCATAAATGTTGTTCACGTAACAGGAGATGTAAAAGAGTCATCAATTTCACAAAACAACAGTCAGACAGCTGAAAACCATACAAACTGGGCAGGAGCAGAAACTGCTATAGCTGCAAACATTAACAAAGAAAGGCAGATAGTTGACAACGGGCATTATGTAGGCGATAGAACACCAAAAGATCCTAAAGCACAGATTATTGATCAGGACAACAATAATAACTCTGTTCAACTGAACGATCATGCACAGGAAGGGGCATCAGCTCTTATCCTTGAAAACGTTGCTATTTCCGCTGTAAATACTGGAATAAATCTTATGCATATTGGTGGAAACACAGAAAACTCAGAGTTAACACAGGAAAACAAACAGGAGGCTTACAACTTTAACAACACTGCCCGTGGAGACCTGTTTGCAGGAGCCGGAAATGTTGAACTTGGAACAACTCAGGATATAAACAACTACTGGACTGAGATACAGAAGCAGGACAACAACAACAACTCTGTTCAGCTGAACAATAACGCACAGGGCGGCGTTGTTGGTATGGTTGTTAAAAATGGTGCAAACTCAGCATCAAATACAGGTATTAACATACTCTCCGGCGGTGAAGTAGGTGATCTTTACACACCATCTGGAGACTTTTCCCAATCTTTAGTACAGAGAAACGCTCAAACAGCCGAAAACCACAGAAATGAAGCATCAGCAAATTATGAAGAGGGGTTTGCTGTTGCCGCCAACATAAACAAACAAACACAGGTCATAAGGAACTTCACAACAGATGATCCACCTGATCTTATCTATATATACGATCAGGACAACAACAACAACTCAGTCCAGCTTAATGACTTTGCGCAGTCAGGGGCAAACAGTGTAATACTTTCTAACACAGCCCTCTCTGCTACAAACACAGCCTTTAACCTAATGAATGCAGGAAATATCACAAACAGTAACATAGCACAAACAAACATACAAACCGCATCTAACTTCAACAATTATGCAATGGGATCTACTGCTATAGCAGGAAATGTCGAGTTTACAGGGTCAGAGTTTTACAAAACAGGAGAAATGGAAGTAGGACAGATGATAGAAAATATTCATGCTGTAATACCCGAAGGTATGGAACAAAACAATAATAATAACTCTGTCCAGCTGAACGATAACGCCCAAACAGGTGTAAACAGTGTAGTTGTAGCTAACATAGCAAATTCTGCAGCCAATATAGGATTTAACATGATGAACACAGGGGACATCACAGACTCAACGGTTGGACAGTATAACCAGCAGCTGGCTAAAAACCACGTCAATTATGCAGATGCTTCAGACTTTGCCTTTGCAGGAAATATCAACAAACAGAAGCAGTATATCTATAACTGCAACTGCAGTTCTATAGATGGCGAGCAAAACAACAACATGAACTCAGTCCAGCTGAATGACAATGCACAATCAGGAATGAACACTCTCGTTCTCCTCAACTCAGCAGGTTCAGCTTCCAACATTGGTGTAAATATGTTAAATGCAGGAACAGTTTCCGGATCCTCTATAGTTCAGGTAAACAGATCATCGGCTGAAAACTTCACAAACAGAGCTTCAGGTAACACCGCAATTGCAGGAAATGGAGATTTCGGGGTTGGTATAACATTCCCAACACTGCCTTAATAAAAAGGGGGGCTTATGCCCCCTGATAAAAGGAGTTAAAAATGAAAAAAATAACAGCAGCACTGGTTTTAACAGGGGTTTTAGCAGGATTTTCTTTTGGTAAAGATTTTACGGTATCTTTTGGAGAAGGGGGATTTACCAAATACAAAGTAATTGACAATACATGTTTCAGCTACATTATAGGCTATCCCAAAACCGATAAAACGGTTCCAAATATTATGAACGAGGCTGTCTTAAAATCTATAGCAAGGGCAAAAAAAGATTTCAGCCAAAAATACGACGGATTTATAAATGTGAGAGTTCATATGCAGTTTATTGATAAAAAGATGATCATTTACCAGATTTGCGGAGATTTAATTAGGAGGAAATAGCCATGAGGCGTTTTTTAATGTCAGTTCTCATTTCAGGAATGATCTTAGGGATGTCCAGTGCAGGAAGTATAGTTGAGATATCAGACAGTGAGTTAGACTCAGTTTATGCTCAGGGTTTTAATTTTACAATAAACACAGACAACTTAAGATCGTTTAATTTAGGGGGTAATCTGTACAGCATAAATGTTGGAGATATTAATGTAAACGACGGTGGTCTGCAGTTTAACCTTAACAGCAGTTTGATGCTGTCAGGCAATGCCCAGCAGAATGCTTTTATGCCTATAAACATAGTAGACTCGGCAGTTAACATTCCCATTAATATAGTGGTTATTATGGGAGATAACAGCGGTAGTATAAATATATCCAATCTTCTAAACAGCTACAACAAATCTAATATAGGTATGTAATATTCTCATGGAGGCCCCTGATCATGGTTAAGGGAAAAGGAGTTTTAATCCTATCAATCTTTCTCACTATTCTTTTATCCCCCGTCCTTTTCCCTTGCCGTGCCTTTTTTAGCTATGGTCAGGAAAGAAAAGCGACAGTTCCTGTTATTATTGGTAGCAGTTTTGGAAAAATTTATATCAGACCTGCCGTAAAACCCCTTAACGAAATAAAAATGAAAAATGTTGTCCGTCAAAAACTTGATTTCAGTTGTGGTTCTGCAACTGTTGCTACAATATTCAAATACTACCTTGGACTTGATGTGACTGAAGAACAGGTAATTAACGGTCTTTTTAAAGTTGGAAATGTAAAAAAAATAATACAGAGAAAAGGATTTTCTCTTCTTGATATAAAAAAGCTTGCTACAGCTTTAGGCTACAGGTCTGCAGGATATAAAACAGACCTGAAAGGTCTTATCAGCCTGAATAAACCTGCGATAGTTTCTATTGTTATAGGTAAATACAAACATTTTGTGATATTTAAAGGTTTCAAAGACGGGAAAGTGTTTCTTGCCGACCCTTCAAGGGGAAATACAGTTATGACCGCATGGGATTTTGAAAAGGCATGGTACAAAAAAATAGCACTTGTAATATTTCCAAAAGATGAAAAAGCGAAGTTTGGAATATCAGATGATGAGCTGAGTTATGTAAAATCAGACTTCATGAGGCAGTCCTTATATAGAGAGGCTATA
It encodes the following:
- a CDS encoding C39 family peptidase, which codes for MVKGKGVLILSIFLTILLSPVLFPCRAFFSYGQERKATVPVIIGSSFGKIYIRPAVKPLNEIKMKNVVRQKLDFSCGSATVATIFKYYLGLDVTEEQVINGLFKVGNVKKIIQRKGFSLLDIKKLATALGYRSAGYKTDLKGLISLNKPAIVSIVIGKYKHFVIFKGFKDGKVFLADPSRGNTVMTAWDFEKAWYKKIALVIFPKDEKAKFGISDDELSYVKSDFMRQSLYREAIPGYKTFTDF
- a CDS encoding ABC transporter permease; its protein translation is MRELLYYIKKNRLAYVSLYILGIFYILAVFADFIAPYPYDIQHRDTPYHPPTQIHFFDKDGRFHIRPFVYRYELVDPVYKKYKIDYTTKYPVYFFVKGEKHYLLGIIPTDIHLFGVKEGRIFLLGADHLGRDIFSRLLYGGRVSLSIGIVGVLVSFTIGAIVGGISGYFGGRIDNILMRISEIVMSFPGFYLMLALRAVFPITLSSVQVYFLIVIILSFIGWAGLARVIRGMVLSIREQEFVLAAKSYGASSIRIITRHIIPNTFSYLLIAATLSIPGYILGESALSLLGLGIQEPYSSWGNMLASARSISAISQYPWILSPGIAIFITILAFNLLGDALRDALDPKLRKNL